In the genome of Thunnus thynnus chromosome 6, fThuThy2.1, whole genome shotgun sequence, the window CTCACAGGCACTTTGGTGATGGAGTCCGTTTTTCAGTGAAGTACGAgtaatgctttttttcttcctctgtgttgGAAAGTGCTCGGGGCAAACAGGTTCCTGCAGCCATCAGCTGTTAGCTCGGTGGCCACAAGTTTTGATGTCAATTGTTTGGAACTCTTCATTTGTGTGTGATCTtcatttttacttaaattaGGGAGAATGTTAAACGATGTCTCATTGCAGCACTTTTTATTATACACATTAGGACCTCCTcctgggttttttgtttttttttgctatcGGTCACTCCTGTTATTTCAAGATGTCTCCCAGGTGTTGAGCCCATTACCTCAGTTGTTAGTAATGTGCTCATCTAATTACCAGATTTATGACGATGTCAAATATAAAGGGCATATAGACCACTCAAACCAAATCAAAGGCACAAAAGCTCTTTAAATATCTATGCCTCTGTCCCTGTCAAACTGGGAGATTTGCCTGCTaatcttctcatttaaaatGAGGTAACTGTTGTAAATTTGTTTATCTAAATAGATAATCTATGATACACAGTGAAAAAAATTACTAAAGAAAATGTTGTGGGATCAATTGATGTGATTTGGGGTGGGTGGGGTATGGATCTCATTTTGTTGTGCCTTTCTGATATTCacttttgataaaaaaaaataaaaaaaaaacaagcatgatGATACTAATGAATGGTAAGCAGTTCGGGCATATTTCGGTGTCATTTGATAGGTAAATAGCATTATGTTCATAGCTATACTATCAGGCTTTAAGTACAAATATTACACAGTTCATGAAAATATGTATACTAATGTGTATTAAATTAGCTTCACCTTCATAAACATTCATGCAGTccaaatgctgaaaaaaaaaccctttgaaTTGATAaagctgtatgtgtgaaagtgCTTTGCTAAGTGCAGTAACCTGCTTGGCTAGTGGTAAATTTGTCATTAATTTGACTGGTCAGATCCATACATCAAGTACCctttaattatgttttcatcCCCCTTTGTATTTTAGTTTAAGGGACCAACTGAAATATTTTTGGGACACAGGATTGTCAGTTTACTCAAGCTACTGTGCAAACATTTCTATGCATTACACGACCGAGAAGGATCCAGGAGAACGGAGAGATTACACATATTACAAGTTGATTGTTGAGGAAAAGATGGAGTTTTGCTTTTCTAATTGTGTTGATTGGTACTTTGTTGATATTCAGAATAATGTGCTTTACATTTTAATACTTGAATAAAAAGTTATGTTTGGGTTTGTGTTGGATATTCAATGTCGGCCCCCAAATAAACTAGGTATGTCATAAGCAAATGACAATTAAACTTGTGTCCATTTAGAAAGTTAGAATGAATTGAGGTGCTCCtaaaaatttgacctgattTACTTCCTTGTAGTTTAAGATTCTTGCAAGAAATTGAACTCTGCTAAtacactttttgccatctagtggacatCATGACTATAGAGTgaacagtaataataattaacttcttcaaatgtttaaaaatgtgggCTATATGTGACTAAgcttttgaaacatttttagagTAGTATTAATAGCTCCACTTTCCAGTGTACAAAGTGTGTCATTGTAAAGAAATGTTAGGTTTCGCTGTCATAGTTTCATTCAAGCTAAGATATGTAAAATGAAAACCACAGCTTCTCTGGTACCAGCTGTGGCCGTGTGTTGCATATCATCCTCTCTCACACTccccacatttcctgtctgcctctctatAATATACTATTAATTAGTCACTTCAAAAGGTTATCGGGATACCTAGAATAAAGGTATCCCATGCTACCTCAGATAAGACTCACAGTTTTGGGGTGTGCCTTATTGAAGACGAGCACATGAGTTAGGGTTAACAGTTTATAAAGGCTGAATGAAAGAATTATATATTCGCCCTTTCAAACAGTATGACAACTAACTTGTCTTCAGAACCCTACTAAAGTACTTTCACTTGAGTAGTTTTACAAAGGTAGAAAATGGTAAATGTTTCTCCTCCACAAACTGATTTTTTCCCTTTTGGTTACAGCTTCAGGCAATACTTTATTAGCTAATTATCAAAAACTATCAAACCAAATGCTGATGCTCTAATAATGGTAACCTGTTTTATATAGTAGCCTTTACTTGCACATTGAGATTATTTAGGGATCAATCAGTAATTTTGGGCCATATAAATTACAGGTATACTCACTCACAATGTAAAAGGTTGAGTTATGAATAAATGCTTCCATTCTTACAGACATATTGAACCTCAGCTGCATCAGTATATATTAACTTAGTTGTCTCATGTTTATCTGTGTATCAAAAGAATTGTcagtgtgggtttgtgtgttttagggTTTAATGGTGGGACAACCCTGCATGTTTACATTTAGTTCATGAAATTTGGCTTTAAAATGAATCACAGAGAGTCTTTATGGAATATTTCTAGGATAAATTTTAATCAAACCAATCAGTGGAAAGTGTTTGCACCACCTCCTTGCACATGGATGTGTATCACCCAGTCGAAATGAGTCGGTAATATACTTATTTGACGTCACGTGTATCTGGAGGCAAACCTATTTGCTTCCGTACACGAGAAGGCGTAACATACCCggaaaatgatggaaaacaaacACTCTGTGGTCCGCAATGGTACGGACAACTGCGTCGTCTGCTTGGACACAATTCAGGAGAAGAAAACGTTAAAATGCCTTCACTCTTTTTGCGCTGAGTGTATCGACTCGGTTTTCAAGTTGAAGCCCGCTTGTCCGATATGCAACACCTACCACGGAGTGTACACAGGGACCCAGCCGCAGGGCACGATGACGGAGACGCGCAGCTGGCAGAGCCTGCCGGGCTTTGAGCACTGCGGCTCCATCACCATTCACTACCATTTCCCAGCGGGGATACAAGGGGTGAGACGGAAGATTTAACCCACATAAAATCCATTTACTCGACTCTCTGTATGTTTCAGCCGTTCATGTCCACCAGAGGGCAGTGTTGGTTGTCTTTAGATCCATCATGGAACTGGATTAAGTATGATAAGATGGCCACAAATTCGTTTATTAGTCAGCCAGCTATTGTGCACCTAAAGGGAGTCAGCCTTAGCTTCAGTCCGGTGTCGTAAATCAGCCTATCTTGTAAAACATGTGGTTGAAAAACATAGGTATATGACAGCATCATTGGCGGaagtcatgacagctccccataagtgaagccaaaacatctcggTCGCCCCCttgtggctggctgcagtataggtcataagtcccgccccctccatgttagcagatgggacatgagccaaactaaaaaaatcaaactacACGTCAAGTAAATTGTTCCCaaaatggtttctgtcattttaggtattTCTTATCACAcggatgtttgtccaagtgctcactTTTCTGataggtttgtttttaattaggtATTTGACTATATAAAAGGGTctgtgacgtcatgattgacaacTGTGAGAGCCACTCTCAAACCTCGGTCAGGCGGTGGAACGCCTGAGGGGGCGTGTCCGACActactgcgcagactctggctccaaatgacgtcacacaaatAAGATGGCAGCTCACGGAAaggagatttttgttttgttttgtttttataactttattaacacagtaatgtaaaaatacaatacaaatgaCAGTACAGGAAATATTGgagaaaatttaaaataaactaatcacaaaaacacaagcagaaataaaattgcacaatgtatgtatgtatgtatgcataatacagagatgaagagaaaaataaacgcaactttaaaaagtgaataagcaATATTACAAACCAACTAATATCATCTGGCAATGTCCTCAATGTTTTTCACGAGATGAGATGTCTTTAAatcattctttgttttttgatcATAAAAAGTCTAAAGTTCAACATAAAACAAGTTTTTGTCaggaagaaactgaagaaatctGGTCTTGTGAATATGATGTTTTCCCAGAAGACACAGCAGTTTTATCAAGTTATCAACTTCATTGTTGAGTACTGAGTGctgacataaaataaatgagaaaaggaCTCAACATCCTTTTTGCAGAAAGAATATAAAGGGGAAACATCGGGTCCAAAATTGTGAAAGAATTGCATGGATAGCATCTGTGTAAAATTTTAATATGAATTTCTTTAACTTTGGggacaaaaaaatctattaaattCAGACCAAACATTCCTGCTAATGTTAGGAAACATCACTTTCCAATGATGAAAGGAGTTGGGACACTGGCTTTGAATAGAAGTAAGAACACTTCTGAAATGAGCATTATTACCAGAATGTTCCTCGAGAACCTTTCCACAGTCTAGGAATCACCTCTGAGAAAGATTCATATAATAACAATGCTTTAATGAGAGACACCAGTTAGTGGATATACTTTTAAGTACTCTGGAGTGTCTAATCCTTTCTGTTGGATGAATTATTCATAGTTAGCTACTGCAGGTCCCCTGTATCATTTGGAagttcaaaaataaacacaataccTTGGTCATACCAGTCCTTAAAAGATATGGTCTTATTTGTGTATACAACATGCTGATTGTTCCATAAGATACACGTGTGTGGGGAGAAGTTGTGCTTGAAAGCAACCTTCCATGTGTAAATGGCTTGTTTATGGAAGTTGGCAAGTTTAGCAGGTAATTAACCTGAAATAAAATTACAGGAAAGCAAGAACCTTAATCTACCACACTGATCAAACACAAAGTTGGGAAAAAATGATTATGAGCTAAACAATATTTTAGCCAATTAATCTTAAATATACTATCAATAGTTTGAAAATCTAAAAATTAAAACCTTCCTCTGAATATTGTCTAAAAAGAGTTTTCCTCCTTACATCTGTCTTATATTTCCAAATGAATTTGAATAAGAGTGAGTCAATAGCTGCACACGATTTCTGATCAATATGTAAAGATAAAGCTGGATAAACCTTCTGCCTTAGAAAGTAAAACACGACCCAAAACAGAAAGGTC includes:
- the LOC137184445 gene encoding probable E3 ubiquitin-protein ligase DTX3; this translates as MMENKHSVVRNGTDNCVVCLDTIQEKKTLKCLHSFCAECIDSVFKLKPACPICNTYHGVYTGTQPQGTMTETRSWQSLPGFEHCGSITIHYHFPAGIQGPEHPNPGVKYSSTSRTAYLPACKEGEKVLKLLRKAFDRRLTFTVGRSATTGLNNVITWNDIHHKTSMGGGPQCFGYPDPEYLFRVQEELRLKGVTEDD